From the Acidovorax carolinensis genome, one window contains:
- a CDS encoding Crp/Fnr family transcriptional regulator, whose protein sequence is MKPTNSPLHNQLLAALPDADLKRWLPHLEPVALNLGQVLYESGAAMPYVYFPTNAIVSLLYVLEDGASAEIAVVGFEGLVGISIFMGGGTTPSRAVVQSAGSGYRLRADVIKAEFDHAGPAMHLLLRYTQALITQMAQTAVCNRHHSLDQQLCRWLLLSLDRLQSNQLVMTQELIANMLGVRREGVTEAALKLQRAGLISYARGHINVLDRPGLEGRTCECYDVVKKEYDRLLPIRPAS, encoded by the coding sequence GTGAAACCAACAAACTCCCCCTTGCATAACCAGTTGCTGGCCGCTTTGCCTGACGCAGATCTGAAGCGGTGGTTGCCTCACCTGGAACCCGTAGCGCTGAATCTGGGGCAGGTGCTGTACGAGTCCGGTGCGGCCATGCCCTATGTGTATTTCCCGACCAATGCCATCGTGTCTTTGCTTTACGTGCTGGAGGATGGGGCCTCTGCCGAGATTGCGGTGGTGGGCTTCGAGGGTCTGGTGGGAATATCGATTTTCATGGGCGGCGGCACAACGCCCAGCCGCGCTGTGGTGCAGAGCGCCGGTTCGGGTTATCGGCTGCGCGCGGATGTGATCAAGGCCGAATTCGACCACGCCGGTCCGGCCATGCACCTGTTGCTGCGCTACACCCAGGCACTGATCACCCAGATGGCGCAGACGGCCGTGTGCAACCGCCACCATTCGCTGGACCAGCAACTGTGCCGCTGGCTGCTGCTCAGCCTCGATCGCCTGCAAAGCAATCAGCTCGTGATGACCCAGGAGCTGATCGCCAACATGCTGGGCGTGCGCCGCGAGGGCGTGACCGAAGCAGCACTCAAGCTGCAGCGGGCGGGGCTCATCAGCTACGCGCGTGGGCACATCAATGTGCTTGACCGACCGGGCCTGGAGGGCCGCACCTGCGAGTGCTACGACGTGGTAAAAAAAGAATACGACCGCTTGCTGCCCATAAGACCCGCCAGCTAG
- a CDS encoding Crp/Fnr family transcriptional regulator, protein MHRPENSLLCQLPPEAREQLLEHCEPFELVLSAELSTRGEPLSHAHFPIEGFLSLVIDVDSHPPLEVGMVGAESMHGSELILGLAATPWRALVQGAGSSWRIGAQELRAQIDAIPALKALLQACLLTRLHQQTLAAACQRYHLIAPRLARWLLMSQDRSRSERFHVTQEFMALMLGVRRVGVTEAASQFQDSGLIAYHRGELTVLNRKALEAEACSCYVADKEIYNRLMKVKT, encoded by the coding sequence ATGCATCGCCCTGAAAATTCTCTTCTTTGCCAATTGCCGCCCGAGGCACGCGAGCAGTTGCTGGAGCATTGCGAGCCGTTTGAGCTGGTGCTTTCGGCTGAGTTGAGTACGCGCGGCGAACCCCTGAGTCACGCCCATTTCCCTATCGAAGGGTTTCTTTCCTTGGTGATTGATGTGGACAGCCATCCGCCGCTGGAAGTGGGCATGGTGGGTGCGGAATCCATGCATGGGTCGGAGCTGATTCTGGGCCTGGCCGCCACCCCCTGGCGGGCACTGGTGCAGGGGGCGGGGTCGAGCTGGCGCATTGGCGCCCAAGAGCTCAGGGCCCAGATCGATGCGATTCCAGCGTTGAAAGCCTTGCTCCAGGCCTGCTTGCTGACGCGCTTGCACCAGCAGACGCTGGCGGCCGCGTGCCAGCGCTACCACCTGATCGCACCACGCCTGGCACGCTGGTTGTTGATGAGCCAGGATCGGTCGCGCTCTGAGCGGTTCCACGTCACCCAGGAATTCATGGCCTTGATGCTGGGCGTGCGTAGGGTCGGCGTGACCGAGGCGGCCAGCCAGTTTCAGGACAGCGGGCTCATTGCCTACCACCGGGGCGAACTGACGGTGCTCAACCGCAAGGCGCTGGAGGCCGAAGCCTGCAGCTGCTATGTCGCCGACAAGGAGATCTACAACCGGTTGATGAAGGTCAAAACCTGA
- a CDS encoding GGDEF domain-containing protein — protein sequence MAINHRQFLSGKALTVTWPTAVQVRHWSQVFRALRVQWIYRGLYNGNPLPQLACATRAPSDPDFSVPECVAALEMLHQALERETAQRQELERAFHDARTALAQAEADLACVRSGERHARHQALHDDLTALPNRRHLLQQLGHALARHGPNNMGPTVLYLDLDDFKAVNDTHGHGVGDEVLRITAARLSAAVRHGDMVVRLGGDEFACLLQGVADPAPLRQLCAKLLDAVSCPMKIDSLQLLVRPSIGIATCSRPGTTAENLLSCADAAMYAAKRGRSGFAFYGESAASEFTATSSCNIPNASARH from the coding sequence ATGGCGATCAACCACAGACAGTTCCTGTCGGGCAAGGCCCTCACCGTGACGTGGCCCACCGCCGTGCAGGTGCGTCACTGGAGCCAGGTGTTCCGGGCGCTTCGGGTGCAGTGGATTTACCGCGGCCTGTACAACGGCAACCCCCTCCCCCAGCTGGCGTGTGCCACACGCGCCCCATCCGACCCGGATTTCAGCGTGCCTGAATGCGTGGCTGCGCTGGAGATGCTGCACCAGGCGCTCGAACGCGAAACCGCGCAGCGACAGGAACTGGAGCGCGCTTTTCACGATGCGAGGACGGCGCTTGCCCAGGCTGAGGCCGACTTGGCCTGTGTGCGCAGCGGCGAGCGCCATGCGCGCCACCAGGCTCTGCACGACGATCTGACTGCCCTGCCCAACCGCCGCCATCTGCTGCAGCAACTGGGCCATGCCCTCGCCCGGCATGGCCCCAACAACATGGGGCCCACGGTGCTGTACCTCGATCTCGACGACTTCAAAGCCGTGAACGACACCCACGGGCATGGCGTAGGCGACGAAGTGCTGCGCATCACCGCCGCACGCCTGAGTGCGGCAGTGCGCCACGGCGACATGGTGGTGCGCCTGGGCGGCGACGAGTTTGCTTGCCTGCTGCAGGGCGTGGCCGACCCCGCGCCACTGCGCCAGTTGTGCGCCAAACTGCTGGACGCCGTGTCCTGCCCCATGAAGATCGACAGCCTGCAACTGCTGGTGCGCCCCAGCATTGGGATTGCCACCTGCTCCCGTCCAGGCACTACGGCAGAAAACCTGCTGTCCTGCGCCGATGCCGCGATGTATGCAGCAAAACGCGGCCGAAGCGGATTTGCGTTCTATGGCGAATCGGCCGCATCGGAATTTACCGCCACGAGTTCCTGCAACATTCCCAACGCATCTGCCAGGCACTGA
- a CDS encoding BON domain-containing protein, producing the protein MLHHSRSRCLSGAFLGALAMVSLQGCRRTDMVSTWVPPSPASTVYVADGVLASRVRAALILSPVQHSIDINIESHQGAVLLSGMMVDKTQMDLAVFVAQTVPGVNRVDSLMIAAGVEPVTDNRSNYSPDFRELRARRLLQSQHHIESVSLAVPRHDATLGPLPMGSEQTR; encoded by the coding sequence ATGCTTCACCATTCCCGTTCCCGCTGCCTGTCCGGTGCCTTTCTGGGTGCGCTGGCCATGGTGTCATTGCAGGGCTGCCGGCGCACCGATATGGTCAGCACCTGGGTGCCCCCCAGCCCCGCATCCACGGTGTACGTGGCAGACGGTGTGCTTGCGTCGCGCGTGCGCGCCGCGCTAATCCTCTCGCCCGTGCAGCACAGCATCGACATCAACATCGAATCGCACCAGGGGGCGGTGCTGCTCAGCGGCATGATGGTCGACAAGACGCAGATGGATCTGGCGGTGTTCGTGGCGCAGACCGTGCCGGGCGTGAACCGGGTGGACAGCCTCATGATTGCCGCCGGCGTCGAGCCGGTCACGGACAACCGCAGCAACTATTCCCCGGATTTCAGGGAGCTGCGGGCCCGGCGCCTGCTCCAAAGCCAACACCACATCGAATCCGTCAGCCTGGCGGTGCCCCGGCACGACGCGACCCTCGGCCCGCTGCCCATGGGCAGTGAGCAAACCCGCTGA